The Miscanthus floridulus cultivar M001 chromosome 6, ASM1932011v1, whole genome shotgun sequence genomic interval GGGATGACACGGCTTAACCTATTTTCACCTTGCAAAGTATGTTACTATCTTTCTTCTGATGattggttacttcttttgtgcttcgGATTAAGACTTGTGCATATGTTGCGATGCAGATTAATGTGTTCTTGAGGATAACGGGTAAGAGACCAGATGGGTTCCATGACCTGGCTTCTCTATTTCATGTGAGCATTTTTGTGCCTGTTTTGTTTTTTTCCTGCATGGGTgtctttttaaaaaaatgttttttgTCAATTTATATGGCATCTAGCTTTTATTAATGGAGTCTTACCAgttaggaaaaaaaaaacattcgaGACCTTTCAGGAAGAAAAAAAATGTTTATTATGTTCAAACATTGGAATATATTTCGTGTGCAGTAATTTGGAATATATACGCGATTCAACACATTAAAAGGACATAGGTTAAAGCATACATGGCACCATTATCAACAGCAAAGGAAACACCATTTAAATAATATACCTAATAGTTCTTCAAATGAAGTTGTTATGTTTGTGGATGTTTGCAATCCACTCAATTTCCATGAACCTCTTATTCTTCTCTTTGCAATACTGTTGATCAAGGAAAATATGTTTTGATGTTCGGGCTAAGGTTAACTTCCATTTAGACATACTGCTCCAAATACCAATTTGCATGATAGACTATTATCTGACCAATATCAAGTCTTACTTAAAAGCAACGACACATGCTTTGGACTGCCAAGAATTATCATCTGTACTCACTAGTTCTAATAATAAACTTCCAGGTGATAAGTTTGGGTGATACGATCAAATTTTCATTGTCACCAAGTAAAAGCAGAGATCGCCTGTCAACCAATGTTCCAGGTGTCCCAGTTGATGAAAGCAATTTGGTATGATGGCTCTATATACAAATAGCTGCACACTTGTTATTCTCAACTTCCCTAACTTAACTATTGTCTCATGAGCCTGCAGATCATCAAGGCACTCAATCTTTACCGACAGAAAACTGGGACTAATAACTTTTTTTGGGTACCGTCAATTACACAAGCCTTTTTATCTTGAGAAGTTGCTCATTCTTTTGGCATTAAAGtgattcattttttttttgttatttaaGTTTTAAGGTTTGCCATTTCCGTTCAAATGTAGATACATCTTGATAAGAAGGTCCCAACTGGTGCTGGTCTCGGTGGTGGAAGCAGTAATGCTGCAACTGCACTATGGGCTGCTAACCAGTTTGCTGGCTGTATAGCTTCAGAGAACGATCTTCAAGAGTGGTCTGGTGAGATTGGATCAGATATCCCCTTTTTCTTTTCACGAGGAGCAGCATATTGTACTGGTAGAGGAGAGGTATGTTTCCCGTGGTTTCTAGTCTAGTTCACAAATATTGATCACTATATATACTTCATTTATTCTTCTTACAGCAGGAAGTATCTTTATTTTTTCCAAATCAGCTGACAGTTCTCCAAATTTAAATACAAGTGCATCTATAATCATATATCATACTTTACCAGGGTGAAGAGTATTTAGCTGATCATGCTACCCCCATTTAGCTTGTCCTGTTTTTCTTGTTTCTTTTTCATACAAGTTACCTTATTTGAACTTTAACAGTGCTCTTCAAAATAAATTGACAAGTTACCTCTTTTTGTTAACTACGTACTAGATGGTGACATGTATATCCATGTGCAGCGTTTAGTTTTGTGCAGCAGTGTCTCATCATAATCTGTAGCTTGAACTGAAATGTAGATTGTCCAAGATATCCCAAATCCCTTGCCAGAAAATTTACCAATGGTTCTTATAAAGCCGTCTGAAGCATGCTCAACTGCTGAAGTTTACAAGGTAACTAGTAAACACTTGCTTTCTTAATTTGCAATTCATGTGTTTTGCTCATAAGCTTCTTGTGCTGCAGCGATTCAGGTTGGAACAAACAAGTCAAGCTGATCCCTTGACCTTGCTCAAGGAAATAACTCAAAATGGGATATCACAAGATGTTTGTGTTAATGACCTAGGTATGCATATCTGCAGATAATTTATTTTGTTTCAGCATATTCTGTTTCATAACTTAAGTTTAAACAGTGTTTGTGCTtctgttttttgtttttctagagCCTCCAGCTTTTGAGGTGTTGCCTTCACTTAAGAGGTTGAAGAAACGAATTATTGCAGCTAGCCGGGATGATTATAGTGCTGTTTTTATGTCAGGAAGGTAAGGAGGGATATTTCTATCAAGCTTTTTGAAGAATCTGTTTGTTCCAAGTACACTGTACACATGTTCTCAAAGACAGTGGCATTGGTGCTGATTCCTGTAATGAGCACAAAGGGAGTGTATGGAGGGATCCACTTATGAATTTGAACCGTAGAGTTGTCCACATAGGAACTGCCAAGCATTCTGCATGTCAATTAGTGTATGCCATATTTGATGAGTGGTACTGTATTCTGTGTACCTACTATAGCGAATTGGGGGGAACAGATCCCTCTGTGTGCTTCTTTTCTCTGCATTTGTAACTGTACATGTTTCAATATTGTTTCATTCTGATGTCGATTGCAGTGGAACATACATGTTTTCTGTGCGTTTGGAACCATACATCTTCTAACAATTGTATATCTCTTGTAGTGGAAGCACAATTGTTGGGATTGGTTCCCCGGATCCTCCTGCATTCGTGTATGACGATGAAGACTACAAGGATGTTTTTTGGTCAGGTATGCTCGATTGTTGTACTGCACATCATTTCCATTTCGGTGCAGTCAAGAAGGATTCATGGTTGATTTTCCGAACACAATACAAGCTGAAGTGCTTAGAATGTAGTTGTGATCCTATTATCCTAACAAGTTGGAAGTTTGGAACCGTCATTCTGAATGGTTGATATCTTTCTGTGCAGAGGCTTGCTTGCTCACTCGCGATGAGAACGAGTGGTACAGGGAACCAATCTCGTCCAATGCCACGTCTAGCAAAGATGGTTTGCAAGCCTCGGTCGCTGACTGATTAAGTCAGGTTCTGTATCAGATTTGTGGTTATACGGATACAGGCTTTGATCAACACGCCGCCATGTTAGGAAAGAATTCTACGGTATCGGCAATTGCTCATAAGACAATCTGGTTCTGAAATTGATCATTTTCAGTATAGCGACTATCGATTTGACCAACAGTCAGATTAATGGCTCCAGGAGAAGTTTACTCCGTGGATGTATTTAGGATCAAATGAACAAGGGAAATAGTACTATATTACTCCCTCAACCGGGAATAAAATGAAGGCCTGTGAGTACCTCTACAACTGTTTAGACATTGTTCATCACTGTTTGTTTGGTCAATGTACTGTTAGGGACTAGCCATGGTTGGGCCATCGTATGGGCCCTGGGCCTTGAGCCCAGTCCAAAGTTTGCTGAGATAGAGTCTACAAAAGTAATAGGGAGTTTTGGGGCGGAAGTTTTGCTTCCTCAGTTCTCGCTCGCGTCGAGAACGATGGTAAAGGGAGCCAATCTCATCGAAAGCCACCACAGTGTGTCAAGGAAGAGAAACGCCTCACGAAAATCTAACTTTGTTCATTACACAATCTGATCCCGTGAAAGCCTTGTCATTTTCTCAGTATAGCAACCATGATTTCTGTGTAACAGACGGTTACTTGTTTTCTGTCAACAAGAGTTGAATTGCTCCAGGTGAAGTTTCTTGGTTGCGAGTGATAGCATGACCATCAAATTGACAAAATGGACTGTTCATTTCTCAACTGTTACCAATGTAAATACAAGTGATTACGTACTAGACAGTAGTGATAATTGCTTATCTGCATGCTACTAGCCTACTACTACTAGCAATCAACAGGCAACATCCGTGGCTAGTCAAAACCAGGACACAATTCATGCCTGGAGCTGGCCATCAACCTCGCCGCCCAGTAATTGCGAGCTCTCGTCTTTGGCCTCCGCCCCAGGAGCCGACGCCGCGGGGACCTCGTCGTCCGCCTCCGTCGAGCCCTCCGCGTCAGCTTCGTACCCCGCGGGCTTCAGATCTAGGCTCGCCAGCTCGGCTTCCCCTGGCGGGTTGAAGGACCCGAACTTGGGCGTGGTCTCCAGCGCCACGAAGCCGCCCCGCGCGTACTGGAACGAGAACGACgcgccgtccccgtccccgccgcAGCCCGAGCCACGCGAGTCCTCCGCCTCCTCGGCCACCGAGCTGGGGACGCTGTCGAGCGCGGCGACGCACGCGCGGCGCCGCTTCGGCTCGGGCAGCCGCCGCTCCTCCTCCGCCCCGCCGTCGTTCCCCGGGATCGGGAGCCCGCGCTTCTCCGGGGAAGCGGAAGAGCTCCCGTGCGCCAGGGGCGGAGGGGGCGCTGCGGGCAGCGCGGGACCCTCGGCCTGAGCCTCCGCCGCCATTACTCGGGCAGAACGGCGAAAGGGTCAGGGACAGATGGTGGACTGGTGGGCGGGTGGGATGGGGAGGCGAATTTTCTATTCCGGACGATCTGCCCGCACCCCGCAGTGCGCACGCCGGCGTCCTCGGCTCCGCTCGCCTTCGGCTTTGGCGGTGATTTTTAGCGATCGCAACATGTCAGTGAGTCAGTCAGCTTTGTGTCCATACGGGACGAGGATGACACGACGCCCGCCCACGACGGCACACGCTGTTCTCCCGCTTGCAGCCTTGCAGGCGCTGTCGGGCCGTCGGGCGTCGGCAAAGTGCAAAGCTGTTCACCGTGACCGTGAGCCTGCACGTGACGGGGAGCCACGAAATCAACAGAACCAGGGCGTCCAGACAATGAAATGTGATGTTTCTTCTAGAATATGAGCGCATCAGCATTGATCTAAAGTTGACAAACACACTCCAACAGCTCACTCTCGCTGGGTTGGGCTGCATCTTCACTTTCGGAGGTGAGCgattttcagttttttttttcgaaGGACGAGCGGCACAAAACTCTGCAAACCTCTTGCCTTCCTCATGGATCTCCGGtcattaaaatattaattatttATTCACTTAGAGCCCCTTCTTCACGAGAGAAGAGAACattttcggcctgttcgctgattggtttctgggTTGGTTTGGACTGACTGGtgctagtttattgtgagaggaaaacactgttggctgactggtttgggctggctgaaaccaacaagcgaacaggctgtttgtGTTTTCTTGCCTACCTTTGCCTGTCAAGGTTAGGCAATCCTTGCCTACCTAGCCTTTGTTGGTAATAAAGGATCCAAATATACTCTAGGTCGTCAGATAGAGTAAGAGTTTagaaacttagcatacagttgccGTTGCCGAGCAAGACGACGCGATCAAAATTTTCTAGAAACCAAGTAGTAGACCCAATTACTTTGTAGAAGTGACTGATTAGACATTGATCTTTAGCCAAACCTTGCCTCACCTTGTCCGGCGAGGAAATCAAATATAGGTGAGTGTTTGGATCTCTTGCAGGTTTCTCGTTTTCTGTGCTGGCAAAGAAATTCCTTGCTACCCCAAGCTAGCCAATTTTGCTCTTCcaccttagggcctgtttggttggcaaaatttttggcgaactgctaccgtagcattttcgttgttatttagtaattagtgtccaatcatagtctaattaggcttaaaagattcgtctcgtggattttgtctaaactgtgtaattagttttattttttatttatatttaatacttcatgcatgtgtctaaagatttgatgtgacggggaatctttgaaatttttggcaaaatgaagtGAACTAAACTGGCTCTTAGCAAGGTTTGGCTAACCTGATCTAGTGAGGTGAGGCAAGGCTAGCTGAGCAACCAAACTGACCCCTATATCGAGTTGGACGCTGAGACTCCTGACCAGTCGTAGCGTTGCCTTGGGCACTCTATGTATGAAAAGTACTGATGAAGCTAAGTTTTTTTCCAACAGCAAGGCACGATCCATCTTCGTTCTTCTTGATCGTTGTGCCCCTCACTCTGTCCTGAAATAGCTTTTTATGTGTTTCTCTGTCCCACATGCTAGATGCTTCATCGCCACAACACATGCCTCAGCAGGTGTTTTGCTTGTTTGTCAGATCAAGCCGTCGACGCTTCTGCAGGTGTCTCTGACATATCGTAGGGCTACACTTCAATGTGACATGGACATCTGGTGCAAACGTGTTTACTGAGGCAGCACGCCACGCGGTAGCGTTGGAGAAGCCCTTACGCGGCCACGGTGCGCGCTTCTCACCCAATCGAGTAACTTGATTGGAATCCGCGACTCCTCTAGCAGACACTACTGAGCCCTTTTTAGTTCGTGAactttggaatttggggctactgtagcaccttcgtttttatttggcaaatagtgtttaaacattgattaattaggcttaaaacgttcgtctcgtaatttcccaccaaactgtgtaattagtttttcttttcgtctacatttaatactccatgcacgggccgcaaacattcgatgtgacaggtactgtagcaactttttggactttggggtccaactaaacaaggcgtgaGACCGAGTTTTAACATTTTCTTGTACCTCAACGATGGCATGAAAACGGAGCCGCCTCCACCGTTAACGTAGATTCCGTCATCTTGCATGTCATGCTCCATTGCTCCGGAGCTTACACCTGTACTCTGCCTAGGCATGCTCAGCCAAGCAGAATCGATCTAGTATGATTGTTAGATATAAAGTGATTCTTTCACACATCAAAGCGGGGGGGTTCTCTGAAGAAAAACCTGCATGTACCTATCAAAAGTTACAATGGCCAATAGAGCTAGGTAGCCCTCGCCAAGATGTACTGTATTCCTGCGAAAAGAAAATGATATTGTAACTTTTTCCACCTTGGGCGTTGCATTCCTCGTGCGCTTTTCCATATCTGCGTTATATCGTTGCCTAACGCGTGTCCACCCGCGAGTGGCAGCAATGCAACATTAGGTACTTTCCACATCACACTCGTTTTGATCTACTCCGTCAGGGACAGAGCACAAGTGAGAAGAATGAAAAGCACAGCACGATGGCAAAATCCTGAACTGAACAAACCGAGTCGCCGTCGAGAGACGAGAGCCAGTCGGCTCCAAAGCGACGCGGACACGTGTCCCCCGCACGAGCTCTCCATGGAGCCGACACGTGTCCCCCCGAAATCCCCCCGCCGGCGAGATACTTTGGCACCCCGCGCCGAGAGCAGGGCGGGACGGGGCTCCACGTGTCGCTCTCCGCGCCCAGCACCTGAGGGCGCGGGATCCGCCAGACACCACGCACAAGCAAAAGAACTGCGGGGATGATCAAATCAAAACTTGGGCGCAGAGGAGAGCGTTCGAAAAAGGCCGTTGCTTGGATGGTCGGCACGCGTCCCGCAAGCGCACACGCGTCAAGCTCCGGGAATCCGGCAGGACACGCGTGCACCGAGGAGGCAAGAACGGCCTGGTTCCCCGGCACGTGTCCCGCTGCGGCTGCTCGTCGTCTTCCCCTCTTGGAGCTCGCTGAGGGGCGGCAGTATGGCTCGATTTGGAAAGGTGGCCGGATTAAGACTTCAAACAAATCATCTGGATACACCTCCTGCTATAAACAACGGGAGCCTGATTGATATCGTAGAGCCGTCGAGCGATGTGACGCCGCAAAATAGCATCTGACGCGTTTAGAAATGGCAATGGCGTGCCAGATGTCTGTGATTGAGATGCCGCGTCGCATTCGCATCAGCCGAGATCCATCCTTACGTGAATTGGCTGTACTAGTTGCTTGTTTTTTTAGCGGCGCGACCGCGAGCACGGAGCAGATATTTTGGGCGATCGAGGAGGAACGGGGGGAGACCATTGACGGGATGGTTCTCGCGTTATTGGCACTCGAGGCCGGGGAGTGGCCATTTGTCAAGCGGCCGATGGCGCCACGACACCCTGGCCGGTCGCGCCCTGCCCCGACACCCACGCCTTTCGGGGAGCACGCGAAGTGGTCGCCGCCTCGCCGGCTTCGCGTCGCGACAGTATAAATCTTCTCCATCCCCCTGGCGGCTGGCACTGCCCTCTGCACGCTCTGCATCGCCTAGTACCGAACGCTCTTTGGGCACTCTTCTCTGGCTTGGGTTGCCAACGAGTCAGTTCGCTATTTCTAGCTGCCAGTGCCAGAGTACTACGTACTGCAGCTGTGCATTGCAGCACGGTGCTAGAAGCCCACAACGCCCCACGGGATTGCCCGATTGCCGAGCGATGAGTGAGGGCGCGCGGAACACGCGGCAGTTCCTCGGCGCGTCGAGCAGCGGCGCGGGCGGTAGCGGGAGTAGCAGCGCGGGCTACCGGAGCGGCGGCATTGGTGCGGCGGCGCGGACTACCAACGACGTGAACACGGGGATCCTGGACGAGAACGTCCTGGCGCTGGTGTTCCGGTCCCTCAACTTCGACCCCAAGGCGCTGTGCACCGTCTGCTGCGTCAGCCGGCGGCTGCGGGCCGTCGCGGAGCGCGTGCTGTGGCGGGAGCTCTGCATGTCCCATGCGCCGCGGATGGTGGCCTCGCTGAcgggcgcaggcgcaggcggcgcgccCCCGCCCCCGGGGCGCGTCGTGGGCGGGTGGCCGGCGCTGGCGAAGCTGCTGCTCTTCTGCtgcggcgaggcggcggcggcggcggtgcggggCCACTTCACGGGGGTGTCACGCTTCTCCAAGACGTCCGGGCGGAGCTTCCTGTCGCGGCGGTGCCGGGGCGACCTGCTCTACATGTCGGACCCCTGCGAGCACGCCGTGCCGGGCGCCGACGACGACATGGGCGCCTACCGCGGCGTGTTCCGCGGGTTCATGCGCTCCCGGACGCTCGCGTGCCTGGTGGGGCGGCAGGCCCCGCTGGAGACGCGCGTGCGCTGCCCCTACTGCGGCGCGCGCGTCTGGAGCATGGTGGCGGCCGGGATGGCGCCGCGCAGCGCGGGCCGCAGGCTGGGAGCCTACGAGGGCCGCCTCGAGTACTACGTCTGCGTCAGCGGACACCTCCACGGCAACTGCTGGCTCGCGCGCCTCACCTCCAGCGACGGCGACGACTCCGAGGTTGACGACGACGCTTCCACGGAAGGCGGCAGCGATGGCGGCCCCGTCGCGCCGTAAACTCCGACATGTCAAGGTCCACCACCAATCCGCCATGTGCTCGATGGGCTTGTGCGTAATTTCGTACTAGTAGCAATGTACCATCAGCAGCACTGTGTCACAGACTCGGTGTCGATGACTACAGCCGGCGTCCTTTTGTCTAGTCATGTGAGCCCATAGGAGTAGTGGAAGGTAGCGGCAGCATGCCGCATACGCGCTCTGCTTTGTCTGGTCCGCGGCGCGGCTGGATATGGCGATGTTTACAGTTTCAGCGACCTGTGCGCGAGGCTGAATGGAGCCTTTTTGTGATGTGATCTGCCCTCGTTCTCGTTTGTTACTACGGAGTACTTTTGTCGGTCGCGGACCTTTGTTTGGCTGTTTCGCTCTTCCTCTGTTTTTCGCCCTCAATCGACTGTCGTGTGTGTTGACCTGAAGAGTTGAAAAAGACGCTCCGCTCGTAGTCTGCTGCTCCTGGGCAAGGCCTCTCCACTTGGCGAGGCAACATCTTTGCTTGCCGTCCATGACCACGAGTTCCATCTCGGCTTGCCTGGTCGCTCCGTCCAGTCAGCCGGTCACCACTCAAACTTGCCACTGTTACATGTAAAAAGAATTTGTATGTCTTTTTTTTCGAGAACGTGCATATGCCCATATTTCATTAAGGAGAAGTGTTAGAACAATACAAATATCAGAGCGCTCACCGTGAGATACCGAAAGCCCCTGGAGCGACTGAAAAGAAAGAAAGCAAACAAACTGCGCACGAGATTGTGTATTACATCACTAATTGAGCAACTGAAAGGCGACCGGTTGGCAACTAAGCTGGACTAGCCGAGAAGAGAGTCAACAGCGCCGCGAACCCGGCACCGATCCAAGCATTTGCTTCGTCGACGATCACCTGGAAGGGCTGATGGGGAAGTAGGAGTTTCCCATCGAACACCCTCCGGTTCCGTTCCTTCCATAGTGACCAAGCAGTTAGCATTACCGTCGAATCGAAGCATGTGCGAAGGGCTCTAGGTGCTTGCGCTCTATGCTGTTGCCACCATTGAAGCAGGGAGTCTTGCTGTTGCGGTGACCATGTCTGCAAACCCACGATGGTGAGCAGTCGGTGCCAAACGTCCCTACTGTAGACGCATGACAACAAGAGATGGCTTGTTGTCTAAACTTCTTGGTCACACAGCGCACAGGTTGCTTCCTTTGTAGACCATGCCGTTGTCGTCAGTCGGCAGTCCATAGGCGTCCGTGAAGTGCAATCCAGAAGAAGAATTTCACCTTTGGGGCGCAACGGCCTTCCAGACATGCTTAGCACCAAGCATGGAAGTCATACCAGAATTTGCATGTCGGATTATCAACTTTGTGTAGCTTTTTGTAAAAAGAATTTGTTATACCACTGTTACAATAATCAGTTATATTTCTAAATCAGTGTTCTCTCATAGCTAATTGTCCTTTGACAACAGTAAGTTTTGGCCAAAAAAAAAGCTATTGGTCTCACCGGAAAGAGGACAAAATTATATATACATTGATGTTCTATAGTACAACGGAGACAAAGTATATATCCACGAGAGGAGAACGATGGCCAAGTATCCGTCAGA includes:
- the LOC136459233 gene encoding 4-diphosphocytidyl-2-C-methyl-D-erythritol kinase, chloroplastic-like, with the protein product MACSAHLLSHSLYSSHCSSPAGPSNLRSKGRPPARASPAARPASRARGCRGVSLRVAASFEEGRRQVEVSYDPQARFNQIADQTDKDAGMTRLNLFSPCKINVFLRITGKRPDGFHDLASLFHVISLGDTIKFSLSPSKSRDRLSTNVPGVPVDESNLIIKALNLYRQKTGTNNFFWIHLDKKVPTGAGLGGGSSNAATALWAANQFAGCIASENDLQEWSGEIGSDIPFFFSRGAAYCTGRGEIVQDIPNPLPENLPMVLIKPSEACSTAEVYKRFRLEQTSQADPLTLLKEITQNGISQDVCVNDLEPPAFEVLPSLKRLKKRIIAASRDDYSAVFMSGSGSTIVGIGSPDPPAFVYDDEDYKDVFWSEACLLTRDENEWYREPISSNATSSKDGLQASVAD
- the LOC136459234 gene encoding uncharacterized protein, which gives rise to MAAEAQAEGPALPAAPPPPLAHGSSSASPEKRGLPIPGNDGGAEEERRLPEPKRRRACVAALDSVPSSVAEEAEDSRGSGCGGDGDGASFSFQYARGGFVALETTPKFGSFNPPGEAELASLDLKPAGYEADAEGSTEADDEVPAASAPGAEAKDESSQLLGGEVDGQLQA
- the LOC136459235 gene encoding EID1-like F-box protein 3 yields the protein MSEGARNTRQFLGASSSGAGGSGSSSAGYRSGGIGAAARTTNDVNTGILDENVLALVFRSLNFDPKALCTVCCVSRRLRAVAERVLWRELCMSHAPRMVASLTGAGAGGAPPPPGRVVGGWPALAKLLLFCCGEAAAAAVRGHFTGVSRFSKTSGRSFLSRRCRGDLLYMSDPCEHAVPGADDDMGAYRGVFRGFMRSRTLACLVGRQAPLETRVRCPYCGARVWSMVAAGMAPRSAGRRLGAYEGRLEYYVCVSGHLHGNCWLARLTSSDGDDSEVDDDASTEGGSDGGPVAP